A genome region from Eurosta solidaginis isolate ZX-2024a chromosome 2, ASM4086904v1, whole genome shotgun sequence includes the following:
- the Rpn3 gene encoding probable 26S proteasome non-ATPase regulatory subunit 3, with protein MTNSAETTTQDVEMEAEPSGENAGDPKKDQGVSTILEIREQIRQIERAVTSKESRFILRVLRSLPNTRRKLSSIIFKNIAQSIYPAGTDRETALTLIPNTPEGIIESDVPRSRSASKAPIAEVDAYFYLLLLVKLIDEGDLKRASVCSEALMSKIAGQNRRTLDLIGAKSYFYHSRVTELSNSLETIRGFLHARLRTATLRNDYEGQAVLINCLLRNYLHYFLYDQADKLVKKSVFPVSASNNEWARFLYYLGRIKAAKLEYSDAHKHLVQALRKAPQSAAVGFRQTVQKLVIVVELLLGNIPERQIFRQAALRKSLAPYFQLTQAVRLGNLKRFGEVVKNFGPKFLHDHTYTLIIRLRHNVIKTAIRSIGLSYSRISPNDIAKRLMLDSAEDAEFIVAKAIRDGVIEATLDPEQNYMRSKESTDIYSTREPQLAFHERITFCLDLHNQSVKAMRYPPKSYGKDLESAEERREREQQDLELAKEMAEDDEDGF; from the exons atgACAAATTCTGCGGAAACTACAACACAAGACGTCGAAATGGAGGCTGAACCTTCTGGCGAGAATGCAGGAGACCCTAAAAAGGATCAAGGAGTATCAACTATTTTAGAAATACGTGAGCAAATTCGACAAATTGAGCGAGCTGTAACATCGAAAGAATCTCG ATTCATCCTACGCGTGCTACGCTCACTTCCTAATACGCGTCGTAAATTAAGctcaataattttcaaaaatattgcacAATCTATTTATCCAGCGGGGACAGATCGGGAAACTGCACTTACTTTAATACCCAACACACCTGAGGGAATTATCGAATCTGATGTGCCACGAAGCCGTTCAGCTTCCAAGGCACCAATAGCTGAAGTAGATGCCTACTTCTATTTATTGTTGCTAGTCAAACTAATTGACGAGGGTGATTTAAAACGTGCATCAGTGTGTTCTGAGGCACTTATGTCCAAAATTGCAGGACAAAATCGACGTACTTTGGATTTGATTGGAGCTAAATCATATTTTTATCACTCTCGCGTGACTGAGCTTAGTAACTCTTTGGAGACTATAAGAGGTTTTCTTCATGCACGTTTACGTACAGCAACTTTGAGAAACGATTACGAAGGACAGGCGGTACTTATTAATTGCTTACTGCGTAACTACTTGCACTATTTTCTCTATGATCAAGCTGATAAGTTGGTTAAGAAGTCTGTATTTCCAGTTTCGGCTAGCAACAATGAATGGGCTAGATTTTTATACTATTTGGGACGCATAAAAGCAGCAAAACTGGAATATAGCGATGCTCATAAACATTTAGTGCAAGCTTTACGAAAGGCACCACAAAGCGCAGCCGTAGGCTTTAGGCAAACCGTACAGAAGTTAGTTATAGTCGTTGAGTTGCTATTAGGAAATATACCAGAACGACAGATATTCAGGCAAGCTGCATTACGAAAATCCCTAGCCCCGTACTTTCAACTTACACAAGCTGTGCGTTTAGGAAATTTAAAAAGATTTGGAGAGGTGGTTAAGAATTTTGGACCAAAATTTTTACATGATCACACGTACACTCTTATAATTCGTCTTAGACATAATGTAATAAAAACTGCAATACGTTCTATTGGACTTTCGTATTCGCGCATATCTCCGAATGATATTGCAAAGCGGCTTATGTTAGATTCAGCCGAAGATGCCGAATTTATTGTAGCAAAAGCCATACGTGATGGTGTAATTGAAGCAACACTCGATCCGGAACAAAATTATATGCGTAGCAAAGAAAGCACGGATATATATAGCACACGTGAACCACAATTAGCTTTTCATGAACGTATTACATTTTGCCTAGATTTGCACAATCAGAGCGTAAAAGCTATGCGCTATCCACCGAAATCGTATGGGAAAGATCTTGAAAGCGCTGAGGAACGTCGGGAACGCGAACAGCAAGATTTGGAATTGGCTAAGGAAATGGCTGAAGATGATGAGGATGGTTTCTAA
- the LOC137239204 gene encoding uncharacterized protein isoform X2: MICKKDVIQWFKELESYKRIDTMCTLLNMCLPFELRFLGTCLEELGRRDSQELRGMELRVNNPQDLAADIAACQKGEPTDKKIRRKMALYLALIRACNRTCVTEIFRTLEGWGDRDFQSMNDSDTLQELLLVYTMAANHPVFSFDQQCKCTQIFEKIKENKLVVDADFQTQPPPLQQQMNVDQTFVNPQLQDQRQHLPPSHQELPQHLLHAMHIPGQPHPQILAPVNIMPHIPMTFPQGLHKIIQADGTMQHPVPVDPHLISLNVIPNDTSPIFQPTWQRMYPQTIEGVISSDVAGNPLQTLIRNGYPRRHKTGTTYTPLIHQQQQLTVNPHFQPVTNYSTLAYTMQNMSMSDGSITGLDTTFIPSSMNSNKSAGSDTGSSNASCGDVSPPETPTLSSVSSGLRLGGSDNLHQKHFGYNTKPTGSTSRLNGRPDKLISSNVVVNAVSTTASGGMYTSPLPNTHPALTQQTQPMYGTEIILAPGGNAGGIGLMQTTSLANNNNSGGVGGNNIAVVTSNMGTSNNNIANNPVLMSSPTAGGAGGSILTNITPNSVILPSPHQQYNTTYPYHAAPTTHQRLMNHTGGPAPPPLRLMPNEHIYSYYPIPGAAPPGAPPPVTLRATNSVPPNTNVTSGVTGVLQVQQPTAAQALQTNSAVVPSPTLLTGTPYSTLTTTTLVSNKNLSCYNCGSSSHSGPECQEASMEDVTRSAIYKLDYSGSSSASPTVSTGANSLTVGSVGGGVVITDSLQISHHPHQKQHTVEVTGSSLVSSATTLHSSTPAVSAVVNTK, translated from the exons ATGATTTGTAAAAAGGACGTTATCCAATGGTTTAAAGAACTCGAGAGTTATAAAAGAATTGACACAATGTGCACTTTGCTTAACATGTGTCTGCCATTTGAGTTACGTTTCTTAGGTACATGTCTAGAAGAATTAGGCCGGCGTGATTCACAAGAGTTACGCGGCATGGAATTGAGGGTAAACAATCCTCAAGATTTGGCAGCTGATATAGCTGCATGTCAAAAAGGCGAACCAACTGATAAGAAGATACGAAGAAAAATGGCGCTGTATTTAGCGTTAATACGGGCTTGCAATCGTACCTGCGTTACAGAGATATTCCGTACATTGGAAGGTTGGGGTGATCGTGATTTTCAAAGCATGAATGACTCAGATACATTACAGGAACTGCTATTGGTATATACTATGGCTGCGAATCATCCCGTTTTCTCATTCGACCAACAATGCAAATGTACACAAATTTTtgaaaagataaaagaaaataaattggttGTTGATGCGGATTTTCAAACACAACCACCGCCTTTACAACAACAAATGAATGTGGATCAAACATTTGTAAATCCACAATTACAAGATCAACGTCAGCATTTGCCTCCGTCCCATCAAGAACTACCACAACATTTGCTCCATGCAATGCACATCCCTGGGCAACCACACCCACAGATATTAGCACCAGTTAACATTATGCCACATATACCTATGACATTTCCACAGGGTCTTCATAAG ATAATTCAAGCAGATGGAACAATGCAACATCCTGTTCCGGTGGACCCTCATTTGATATCCTTAAATGTCATTCCGAATGATACAAGTCCAATATTTCAACCAACTTGGCAACGGATGTATCCTCAAACTATCGag GGTGTTATTAGCAGTGATGTGGCCGGTAACCCTCTACAAACGTTAATTCGCAATGGTTACCCCCGTAGACATAAAACAGGCACCACATATACACCTTTgatacatcaacaacaacaattaacCGTTAATCCACATTTTCAACCGGTCACAAACTATTCAACATTGGCTTATACAATGCAAAATATGTCAATGTCAGATGGATCTATTACCGGCTTAGATACCACGTTTATACCAAgttcaatgaattcaaataaaagtgCTGGAAGTGATACAGGTAGTTCAAATGCTTCATGTGGTGATGTTTCCCCACCAGAAACGCCAACACTGTCTAGTGTTTCATCAGGTTTACGACTCGGCGGTAGTGATAATTTGCATCAAAAACATTTTGGCTATAATACAAAACCAACGGGGAGTACATCAAGACTCAATGGCCGACCAGATAAATTAATTTCATCGAATGTTGTTGTAAATGCGGTTAGTACGACTGCAAGTGGTGGAATGTATACATCACCATTGCCAAATACACATCCAGCATTAACGCAACAGACTCAACCAATGTATGGTACAGAAATTATATTAGCTCCTGGCGGTAATGCAGGTGGCATTGGTCTTATGCAAACAACTTCAttagctaataataataatagtggtGGTGTTGGTGGTAATAATATTGCTGTTGTCACATCGAATATGGGTACAAGTAATAATAATATAGCGAATAATCCTGTATTGATGAGTTCACCAACGGCAGGTGGTGCTGGTGGTAGTATACTTACGAATATAACACCAAATTCAGTTATACTACCATCGCCACATCAACAATATAATACAACGTATCCATATCATGCCGCACCTACAACACATCAACGTTTAATGAATCATACGGGAGGACCTGCACCACCACCATTACGTTTAATGCCTAATGAGCATATATATTCATATTACCCTATACCAGGTGCAGCACCACCAGGTGCACCACCACCGGTAACATTGCGTGCAACAAATTCAGTGCCACCAAATACAAATGTTACATCGGGCGTAACAGGTGTATTACAAGTACAACAGCCTACCGCTGCGCAGGCGCTACAAACCAATTCAGCTGTTGTGCCAAGCCCAACATTATTAACGGGTACGCCGTATAGTACgctaacaacaacaacgttaGTTAGTAATAAAAATTTATCATGCTACAATTGTGGTTCATCAAGTCATAGTGGGCCTGAATGTCAAGAAGCGTCCATGGAAGATGTTACACGTAGCGCCATTTATAAATTAGACTATTCCGGTTCATCGAGTGCATCACCCACAGTATCAACTGGCGCAAATAGTTTGACTGTGGGTAGTGTGGGTGGTGGTGTTGTTATAACGGATTCATTGCAAATATCACATCACCCGCATCAAAAACAACACACAGTCGAGGTAACCGGTTCCAGTTTAGTATCCAGTGCGACAACATTACATTCGTCCACACCCGCGGTCAGTGCTGTAGTAAATACAAAGTGA
- the l(2)37Bb gene encoding FAD-dependent oxidoreductase domain-containing protein 1 isoform X2, whose product MMKSRTCINLLNINKYYRTGFMRHLSDDRNKNDGLNPIQRTLGILANDMRSIKNYFAPFLKKKATPKKLIDSRFRGVNPSTERNEFQTHCDVLVIGEGAIAASIAYWLKKKARNGLSVVVLERDMPHLDSKVCSTLPVGGLHQQFYLPENIEMSLFGAQFVMNAKEDLGIDLNYDPQGFLTLASDKNAQTLKEMALIQTELGARIELLTPERLRAKFPWLNTDDVALGCQGLEKHGWFDANNFLLGLRFKAKEYEAYFCNAELIDFEFQNLSDVIVEGETKVSSYNALDKAVVKMPDGDLRTIKFAICVIATENNTENTARLAKIGSGSGGLLRIPLPIQRREFYGYSFNADLDRAPSLNTPCIVDFNGTHFRRDGLTGNYIAGFSTTATSDSESKLKENDFKNIILPSLMHRLKMSKPPKIMDSWKSSFDYNVYDENGLQQSPAVGRAISELIIDGQFRKIDLTRLSFDRIIVDQPTVEYAFM is encoded by the exons ATGATGAAGAGCAGAACATGCATTAAcctgttaaatataaacaaatactaTCGCACTGGTTTCATGCGTCATTTAAGTGATGATAGGAATAAAAATGATGGGCTTAATCCTATCCAACGTACACTAGGTATTCTCGCAAATGATATGCGTTCCATAAAGAACTATTTTGCaccatttttgaaaaagaaagcgACACCTAAAAAATTAATTGATTCGCGATTTCGCGGCGTAAATCCTTCAACAGAAAGAAATGAGTTTCAGACGCATTGTGATGTTCTTGTAATTGGTGAAGGAGCCATAGCAGCCTCTATTGCGTATTGGTTGAAAAAGAAAGCTCGTAATGGACTAAGCGTTGTGGTTTTGGAGAGAGATATGCCG CATTTAGATAGCAAAGTTTGTTCAACTTTGCCTGTGGGTGGATTGCACCAACAGTTCTATTTACCTGAAAATATAGAAATGTCACTGTTCGGAGCACAATTTGTTATGAATGCAAAAGAGGATCTTGGTATTGATCTCAACTATGACCCACAAGGCTTTCTCACATTGGCATCAGATAAAAATGCTCAAACTCTAAAAGAAATGGCACTAATCCAAACCGAATTGGGAGCGCGCATTGAATTACTAACGCCAGAACGCCTAAGAGCGAAATTCCCTTGGTTAAACACTGATGACGTAGCACTTG GTTGTCAAGGACTCGAAAAACACGGATGGTTTGATGCAAATAACTTCCTATTAGGACTCAGATTCAAAGCTAAAGAATATGAAGCTTATTTTTGTAATGCTGAATTAATTGACTTTGAATTCCAAAATCTATCAGATGTTATCGTGGAGGGTGAAACTAAAGTGTCCTCCTACAATGCTTTAGACAAGGCAGTCGTTAAAATGCCAGATGGAGATTTGAGGACAATTAAATTCGCAATTTGTGTTATAGCAACCGAAAACAATACGGAAAACACTGCAAGACTAGCAAAAATTGGTAGTGGTTCCGGTGGCCTACTACGTATTCCACTGCCCATACAGCGCCGTGAATTCTATGGCTATAGTTTTAATGCCGATTTGGATAGAGCTCCGAGTTTAAACACGCCATGTATAGTCGATTTCAATGGTACACATTTTCGAAGAGACGGTCTAACTGGTAACTATATAGCAGGATTTAGTACAACTGCGACATCTGATAGTGAaagtaaattaaaagaaaacgattttaaaaatattatactACCAAGTTTAATGCATAGATTGAAAATGTCGAAGCCGCCTAAAATCATGGATAGTTGGAAGAGTTCATTTGACTATAATGTCTATGATGAAAATG GCTTACAACAATCGCCTGCTGTGGGTAGGGCGATTTCAGAATTAATTATAGATGGACAGTTTCGCAAAATAGATTTAACCAGACTTAGTTTTGATCGAATTATTGTGGATCAGCCTACAGTTGAATATGCTTTTATGTAA
- the l(2)37Bb gene encoding FAD-dependent oxidoreductase domain-containing protein 1 isoform X3, with amino-acid sequence MMKSRTCINLLNINKYYRTGFMRHLSDDRNKNDGLNPIQRTLGILANDMRSIKNYFAPFLKKKATPKKLIDSRFRGVNPSTERNEFQTHCDVLVIGEGAIAASIAYWLKKKARNGLSVVVLERDMPHLDSKVCSTLPVGGLHQQFYLPENIEMSLFGAQFVMNAKEDLGIDLNYDPQGFLTLASDKNAQTLKEMALIQTELGARIELLTPERLRAKFPWLNTDDVALGCQGLEKHGWFDANNFLLGLRFKAKEYEAYFCNAELIDFEFQNLSDVIVEGETKVSSYNALDKAVVKMPDGDLRTIKFAICVIATENNTENTARLAKIGSGSGGLLRIPLPIQRREFYGYSFNADLDRAPSLNTPCIVDFNGTHFRRDGLTGNYIAGFSTTATSDSESKLKENDFKNIILPSLMHRLKMSKPPKIMDSWKSSFDYNVYDENGNSSQRNNLAKIIL; translated from the exons ATGATGAAGAGCAGAACATGCATTAAcctgttaaatataaacaaatactaTCGCACTGGTTTCATGCGTCATTTAAGTGATGATAGGAATAAAAATGATGGGCTTAATCCTATCCAACGTACACTAGGTATTCTCGCAAATGATATGCGTTCCATAAAGAACTATTTTGCaccatttttgaaaaagaaagcgACACCTAAAAAATTAATTGATTCGCGATTTCGCGGCGTAAATCCTTCAACAGAAAGAAATGAGTTTCAGACGCATTGTGATGTTCTTGTAATTGGTGAAGGAGCCATAGCAGCCTCTATTGCGTATTGGTTGAAAAAGAAAGCTCGTAATGGACTAAGCGTTGTGGTTTTGGAGAGAGATATGCCG CATTTAGATAGCAAAGTTTGTTCAACTTTGCCTGTGGGTGGATTGCACCAACAGTTCTATTTACCTGAAAATATAGAAATGTCACTGTTCGGAGCACAATTTGTTATGAATGCAAAAGAGGATCTTGGTATTGATCTCAACTATGACCCACAAGGCTTTCTCACATTGGCATCAGATAAAAATGCTCAAACTCTAAAAGAAATGGCACTAATCCAAACCGAATTGGGAGCGCGCATTGAATTACTAACGCCAGAACGCCTAAGAGCGAAATTCCCTTGGTTAAACACTGATGACGTAGCACTTG GTTGTCAAGGACTCGAAAAACACGGATGGTTTGATGCAAATAACTTCCTATTAGGACTCAGATTCAAAGCTAAAGAATATGAAGCTTATTTTTGTAATGCTGAATTAATTGACTTTGAATTCCAAAATCTATCAGATGTTATCGTGGAGGGTGAAACTAAAGTGTCCTCCTACAATGCTTTAGACAAGGCAGTCGTTAAAATGCCAGATGGAGATTTGAGGACAATTAAATTCGCAATTTGTGTTATAGCAACCGAAAACAATACGGAAAACACTGCAAGACTAGCAAAAATTGGTAGTGGTTCCGGTGGCCTACTACGTATTCCACTGCCCATACAGCGCCGTGAATTCTATGGCTATAGTTTTAATGCCGATTTGGATAGAGCTCCGAGTTTAAACACGCCATGTATAGTCGATTTCAATGGTACACATTTTCGAAGAGACGGTCTAACTGGTAACTATATAGCAGGATTTAGTACAACTGCGACATCTGATAGTGAaagtaaattaaaagaaaacgattttaaaaatattatactACCAAGTTTAATGCATAGATTGAAAATGTCGAAGCCGCCTAAAATCATGGATAGTTGGAAGAGTTCATTTGACTATAATGTCTATGATGAAAATG gcaattcatcccagcgcaacaatttggcaaaaattattttatag
- the l(2)37Bb gene encoding FAD-dependent oxidoreductase domain-containing protein 1 isoform X1, with the protein MMKSRTCINLLNINKYYRTGFMRHLSDDRNKNDGLNPIQRTLGILANDMRSIKNYFAPFLKKKATPKKLIDSRFRGVNPSTERNEFQTHCDVLVIGEGAIAASIAYWLKKKARNGLSVVVLERDMPHLDSKVCSTLPVGGLHQQFYLPENIEMSLFGAQFVMNAKEDLGIDLNYDPQGFLTLASDKNAQTLKEMALIQTELGARIELLTPERLRAKFPWLNTDDVALGCQGLEKHGWFDANNFLLGLRFKAKEYEAYFCNAELIDFEFQNLSDVIVEGETKVSSYNALDKAVVKMPDGDLRTIKFAICVIATENNTENTARLAKIGSGSGGLLRIPLPIQRREFYGYSFNADLDRAPSLNTPCIVDFNGTHFRRDGLTGNYIAGFSTTATSDSESKLKENDFKNIILPSLMHRLKMSKPPKIMDSWKSSFDYNVYDENGIIGAHAYYNNLYIATAFSCLGLQQSPAVGRAISELIIDGQFRKIDLTRLSFDRIIVDQPTVEYAFM; encoded by the exons ATGATGAAGAGCAGAACATGCATTAAcctgttaaatataaacaaatactaTCGCACTGGTTTCATGCGTCATTTAAGTGATGATAGGAATAAAAATGATGGGCTTAATCCTATCCAACGTACACTAGGTATTCTCGCAAATGATATGCGTTCCATAAAGAACTATTTTGCaccatttttgaaaaagaaagcgACACCTAAAAAATTAATTGATTCGCGATTTCGCGGCGTAAATCCTTCAACAGAAAGAAATGAGTTTCAGACGCATTGTGATGTTCTTGTAATTGGTGAAGGAGCCATAGCAGCCTCTATTGCGTATTGGTTGAAAAAGAAAGCTCGTAATGGACTAAGCGTTGTGGTTTTGGAGAGAGATATGCCG CATTTAGATAGCAAAGTTTGTTCAACTTTGCCTGTGGGTGGATTGCACCAACAGTTCTATTTACCTGAAAATATAGAAATGTCACTGTTCGGAGCACAATTTGTTATGAATGCAAAAGAGGATCTTGGTATTGATCTCAACTATGACCCACAAGGCTTTCTCACATTGGCATCAGATAAAAATGCTCAAACTCTAAAAGAAATGGCACTAATCCAAACCGAATTGGGAGCGCGCATTGAATTACTAACGCCAGAACGCCTAAGAGCGAAATTCCCTTGGTTAAACACTGATGACGTAGCACTTG GTTGTCAAGGACTCGAAAAACACGGATGGTTTGATGCAAATAACTTCCTATTAGGACTCAGATTCAAAGCTAAAGAATATGAAGCTTATTTTTGTAATGCTGAATTAATTGACTTTGAATTCCAAAATCTATCAGATGTTATCGTGGAGGGTGAAACTAAAGTGTCCTCCTACAATGCTTTAGACAAGGCAGTCGTTAAAATGCCAGATGGAGATTTGAGGACAATTAAATTCGCAATTTGTGTTATAGCAACCGAAAACAATACGGAAAACACTGCAAGACTAGCAAAAATTGGTAGTGGTTCCGGTGGCCTACTACGTATTCCACTGCCCATACAGCGCCGTGAATTCTATGGCTATAGTTTTAATGCCGATTTGGATAGAGCTCCGAGTTTAAACACGCCATGTATAGTCGATTTCAATGGTACACATTTTCGAAGAGACGGTCTAACTGGTAACTATATAGCAGGATTTAGTACAACTGCGACATCTGATAGTGAaagtaaattaaaagaaaacgattttaaaaatattatactACCAAGTTTAATGCATAGATTGAAAATGTCGAAGCCGCCTAAAATCATGGATAGTTGGAAGAGTTCATTTGACTATAATGTCTATGATGAAAATGGTATTATTGGAGCTCATGCGTACTATAATAATCTTTATATAGCGACTGCTTTTTCCTGCTTAGGCTTACAACAATCGCCTGCTGTGGGTAGGGCGATTTCAGAATTAATTATAGATGGACAGTTTCGCAAAATAGATTTAACCAGACTTAGTTTTGATCGAATTATTGTGGATCAGCCTACAGTTGAATATGCTTTTATGTAA
- the LOC137239204 gene encoding mucin-5AC isoform X1 has translation MICKKDVIQWFKELESYKRIDTMCTLLNMCLPFELRFLGTCLEELGRRDSQELRGMELRVNNPQDLAADIAACQKGEPTDKKIRRKMALYLALIRACNRTCVTEIFRTLEGWGDRDFQSMNDSDTLQELLLVYTMAANHPVFSFDQQCKCTQIFEKIKENKLVVDADFQTQPPPLQQQMNVDQTFVNPQLQDQRQHLPPSHQELPQHLLHAMHIPGQPHPQILAPVNIMPHIPMTFPQGLHKIIQADGTMQHPVPVDPHLISLNVIPNDTSPIFQPTWQRMYPQTIEHPPQSASPMLSQQSSPSSSRTTSPNRNSSNNMMQTGMQLQSRNIPQRMSASLKNVRRPSAETTPPPMGQHMMMNDINLTSNVKNMDDGVISSDVAGNPLQTLIRNGYPRRHKTGTTYTPLIHQQQQLTVNPHFQPVTNYSTLAYTMQNMSMSDGSITGLDTTFIPSSMNSNKSAGSDTGSSNASCGDVSPPETPTLSSVSSGLRLGGSDNLHQKHFGYNTKPTGSTSRLNGRPDKLISSNVVVNAVSTTASGGMYTSPLPNTHPALTQQTQPMYGTEIILAPGGNAGGIGLMQTTSLANNNNSGGVGGNNIAVVTSNMGTSNNNIANNPVLMSSPTAGGAGGSILTNITPNSVILPSPHQQYNTTYPYHAAPTTHQRLMNHTGGPAPPPLRLMPNEHIYSYYPIPGAAPPGAPPPVTLRATNSVPPNTNVTSGVTGVLQVQQPTAAQALQTNSAVVPSPTLLTGTPYSTLTTTTLVSNKNLSCYNCGSSSHSGPECQEASMEDVTRSAIYKLDYSGSSSASPTVSTGANSLTVGSVGGGVVITDSLQISHHPHQKQHTVEVTGSSLVSSATTLHSSTPAVSAVVNTK, from the exons ATGATTTGTAAAAAGGACGTTATCCAATGGTTTAAAGAACTCGAGAGTTATAAAAGAATTGACACAATGTGCACTTTGCTTAACATGTGTCTGCCATTTGAGTTACGTTTCTTAGGTACATGTCTAGAAGAATTAGGCCGGCGTGATTCACAAGAGTTACGCGGCATGGAATTGAGGGTAAACAATCCTCAAGATTTGGCAGCTGATATAGCTGCATGTCAAAAAGGCGAACCAACTGATAAGAAGATACGAAGAAAAATGGCGCTGTATTTAGCGTTAATACGGGCTTGCAATCGTACCTGCGTTACAGAGATATTCCGTACATTGGAAGGTTGGGGTGATCGTGATTTTCAAAGCATGAATGACTCAGATACATTACAGGAACTGCTATTGGTATATACTATGGCTGCGAATCATCCCGTTTTCTCATTCGACCAACAATGCAAATGTACACAAATTTTtgaaaagataaaagaaaataaattggttGTTGATGCGGATTTTCAAACACAACCACCGCCTTTACAACAACAAATGAATGTGGATCAAACATTTGTAAATCCACAATTACAAGATCAACGTCAGCATTTGCCTCCGTCCCATCAAGAACTACCACAACATTTGCTCCATGCAATGCACATCCCTGGGCAACCACACCCACAGATATTAGCACCAGTTAACATTATGCCACATATACCTATGACATTTCCACAGGGTCTTCATAAG ATAATTCAAGCAGATGGAACAATGCAACATCCTGTTCCGGTGGACCCTCATTTGATATCCTTAAATGTCATTCCGAATGATACAAGTCCAATATTTCAACCAACTTGGCAACGGATGTATCCTCAAACTATCGag caTCCCCCGCAGTCAGCATCGCCAATGCTAAGCCAACAATCTTCCCCTTCAAGTAGTCGTACTACAAGTCCAAATCGTAATTCAAGTAATAATATGATGCAAACTGGTATGCAGCTACAATCGCGGAATATACCACAAAGGATGAGTGCCTCATTGAAAAATGTCAGGCGTCCATCGGCTGAAACTACGCCACCGCCAATGGGACAGCATATGATGATGAATGATATTAATTTGACATCGAATGTAAAGAATATGGATGAT GGTGTTATTAGCAGTGATGTGGCCGGTAACCCTCTACAAACGTTAATTCGCAATGGTTACCCCCGTAGACATAAAACAGGCACCACATATACACCTTTgatacatcaacaacaacaattaacCGTTAATCCACATTTTCAACCGGTCACAAACTATTCAACATTGGCTTATACAATGCAAAATATGTCAATGTCAGATGGATCTATTACCGGCTTAGATACCACGTTTATACCAAgttcaatgaattcaaataaaagtgCTGGAAGTGATACAGGTAGTTCAAATGCTTCATGTGGTGATGTTTCCCCACCAGAAACGCCAACACTGTCTAGTGTTTCATCAGGTTTACGACTCGGCGGTAGTGATAATTTGCATCAAAAACATTTTGGCTATAATACAAAACCAACGGGGAGTACATCAAGACTCAATGGCCGACCAGATAAATTAATTTCATCGAATGTTGTTGTAAATGCGGTTAGTACGACTGCAAGTGGTGGAATGTATACATCACCATTGCCAAATACACATCCAGCATTAACGCAACAGACTCAACCAATGTATGGTACAGAAATTATATTAGCTCCTGGCGGTAATGCAGGTGGCATTGGTCTTATGCAAACAACTTCAttagctaataataataatagtggtGGTGTTGGTGGTAATAATATTGCTGTTGTCACATCGAATATGGGTACAAGTAATAATAATATAGCGAATAATCCTGTATTGATGAGTTCACCAACGGCAGGTGGTGCTGGTGGTAGTATACTTACGAATATAACACCAAATTCAGTTATACTACCATCGCCACATCAACAATATAATACAACGTATCCATATCATGCCGCACCTACAACACATCAACGTTTAATGAATCATACGGGAGGACCTGCACCACCACCATTACGTTTAATGCCTAATGAGCATATATATTCATATTACCCTATACCAGGTGCAGCACCACCAGGTGCACCACCACCGGTAACATTGCGTGCAACAAATTCAGTGCCACCAAATACAAATGTTACATCGGGCGTAACAGGTGTATTACAAGTACAACAGCCTACCGCTGCGCAGGCGCTACAAACCAATTCAGCTGTTGTGCCAAGCCCAACATTATTAACGGGTACGCCGTATAGTACgctaacaacaacaacgttaGTTAGTAATAAAAATTTATCATGCTACAATTGTGGTTCATCAAGTCATAGTGGGCCTGAATGTCAAGAAGCGTCCATGGAAGATGTTACACGTAGCGCCATTTATAAATTAGACTATTCCGGTTCATCGAGTGCATCACCCACAGTATCAACTGGCGCAAATAGTTTGACTGTGGGTAGTGTGGGTGGTGGTGTTGTTATAACGGATTCATTGCAAATATCACATCACCCGCATCAAAAACAACACACAGTCGAGGTAACCGGTTCCAGTTTAGTATCCAGTGCGACAACATTACATTCGTCCACACCCGCGGTCAGTGCTGTAGTAAATACAAAGTGA